Genomic window (Canis lupus dingo isolate Sandy chromosome 6, ASM325472v2, whole genome shotgun sequence):
ggtgggactgaaccccacatcaggctctgtgctcagcagggagtctgcttgggattctctccttttctctctccctctgtccctctcctctctctgtctaaaaaataaataaataaacctaaaaaacaaaaacatgagatCAGCAAATTAGAAATTGTCCtgttagagcagtggttctccatTGGAGGTGATTtggacaatgtctggagacaacTTCCAGGAGGAAGGAACTACTGGAATCTAGCAAGAAGAGTCCAGGAAAGCTACATCcaacaatgcacaggacagtccccCATAACACAGAATCATCCAACGCCAAACATCAGTAGTGCTGAGCTTGAGGAATCTTGTGTTAGATCTATATCTATTAAtaatggaaaaatgtctatgatatagtaagtaaaatatgtaaatggggaaaaaagctgTACAGCTTTAAACCCACTTTAAAAACcctatattttaaacatatgcaTAGAAAGTCTGAAGACTGTACAGCAAATTTATGGTTACTTCTGGAAATAGAATGGGCTTATGACAActttcatttctactttattcattttaatgacatttgAAGTTTTTCCAGTGAGCCCATATTACATTTATAATACATTGGTCAGAGAGGACCACAGTGTACAGTTGCACAGGGGAGCACCGCACAACTCTAGAGCCAGGGAGAGGGCACCAAGCTCAATAAGGATGCCCCTTGGAATTGTGCAGCGTGAAGACCTTGGTGTTCTTAATGCCtataaaataccataaaaagTCCTCATATTATTCTGACTCTAAGGTGATGAAGGCTGGTGATGGTTAATGAATAGGTTGTTTGCCTCATGTCCTCATTAGGGTCCTTAAGcacattcaaaattcaaaacagaGAGTGTGTGTCGGTGCCTCattgtctcagtcggttaagtgtctgactcttgatttgggctcaggtcatgatctcagggtcatgagattgagccccatgttgggctccatactaaGCAtagagactgcttgagattctctctcctgcctgctctccctctctaaaacaaaacaaaacaaaacaaaacaaaacaaaacaaaacaaaaacaatagagtgtgtgtgtggaggggggggggATTGAAATCCCATGGACTTTGAGGATGCTCAGTAAACACTGTTGCTTTCCAGGTAACAGAAACCTCATCAACACTCGTTCCTATGACCCCTGCCAGAATTACACCCTCCTGGATGAACCCTCACGAAGCACAGAGAACACAGAAGGGAGCCAAGTGTGTGACAAGGACAAGCATGGCTGGTACCGCTTTGTGGGAGATGGAGGAGTGAGGATGCCCGAGACCTGCGTCCCAATGTACCGATGCCAGACAGATGCTCCCCTGTGGCTGAACGGGACCCACCCCACCCTTGCGGAGGGCATTGTTAACCGTACTGCTTGTGCCCACTGGAGCGGCAACTGCTGTCTCTGGAAGACTGTGGTGCAGGTGAAGGCCTGCCCGGGCGAGTTCCACGTGTACCGGCTGGAGGGCACCCCCAAGTGTAGTCTGAGGTACTGCACAGGTGAGCTGCAGAGAGCTGGAGGCAGCTGTGGGGTGGGGCTACCTGTAGTTGGGCCCAGACATCAGCAGTGAGTGGAGAGCAGACCAGGAGACTAAGCAGGACAGTCTCGATTCAGCTCCTGCCTGTTAGGGCCCAGTGGGGATGTCACCCAAGGTTGCCAGGCTTTCCAGCATTTCAAGGAAAGCCAGAAACTCAGAGTTGAGGGCCAAATCTCCTGAAAGATAGATCTTCTATGTGTAGCCTAATATGAAGAACTGAGGCTCATTcagatttatatttcatttgggCAGCTTAatttacctctctgagctttttctgatctgtaaaaatGGATGACGGCAAAAGTAACAGCCAAAGCACAGTGTCCTCACTCCCATCCAAAGTGCTTTAGATTATAACTCACTTAATCTTCTCACCAGCCTCATGAGATATAGGTACAAAATAACTACACCTGATGAGAGGTCTAGCGCACCGAGAGGTTAAGCAGCTCTCCCAGTGTCACAGAGCAAGAACAtgatagagctgggatttgaacccagacactCTAGTTCCACAATCTATATACTTAACCATTATGCTACCCAGTTTCATACTATTACCATGAAAATTGAATGAGCTAATTTGTGAAAGGTACTCATAATAGTGTCTGCCACATTGTAACCATTAGGATGGCAGCCTCTGGGTTCTCATTTCACTGGATTGGGAATCAGAAAATCTGAGTTTGAGGTTTGACCCTTCCATTACATACTTATTGTACATCCTTGGGCAGGACTTCTGTACCCTGGTAGAATGACAGAGTTGGCCTTAGTGGCCTCAGATCACACTGCTCTGCATTCTGATCTTCTTCCTCTGTGCTTTACTCCCCAGACGCCTCCACTGCTACAGACAAGTGTAAGAACCTCTGCCGCCCGGAAGAGGCCTGTAGCTTTCTCAATGGCACCTGGGACTGTTTCTGCAGATCGGACCTCAACAGCTCTGgtgagtggctcagtgggacTGGACAGTAGGAACAATGCTGGTCTGAGTGGGCAAGACAGCAGAGAGGGAGTTTCAGAGGGTGAGGACAAGAGGTGGACTAGAGTCATTGGGGATAGAACTGAGGTCAGGGAATAAAGGTTCTCAAAGCCATTTGCAAGGATAGGAGAGCAGGAATGGGAAAAATTTCCAGGTCAGTCTTTGGATCACAGGTTCAGGAAGCAGCTCTGGCACGGATGAGCTTGACCATGAGGGCCAGGTGAGTACTCTGCAAATGTGGGAGCTTCATTCAAATAGCTGCAGAATCTACATGTGATGGACACGGGCAGACTCCTGTGCCAGTTCTGGATTTGTGACATAGTAGCTCTCTGGGGCCTGGGAAGACGCCTATACTCTCTGAGCCTTAatgtcctcatctgcaaaatgggaataagataatagtaaaaataaccaCCATAAAGAgcaattacaaaaattaaatcagagtTGTCCAATTGGGTGGGCTGGGAAGATGATGAGGTTCTTGTTCCAGGAGGTAAGCAAGGAGTCAGGAGGCAGATGACTCATGGGTAGAGATGCCATAAACAAGCCCTAAGCCCTGGATGGGGGTTGGATGAGTTTCCCATTAAGATTATTTCATTCCCTCCTAGGAGTCTAATGAGGGCCTTTGACTCTTGTCATTGGCATAAGCATGCACAGCACACTCCCAGTCCCTGTGGAAGAGAAGGTGTCCTAGATAGTGAGCCAAGAACAAGCATATGCTTGGAAAACTGGGCTGTAGTGTCGACCAGGTAGTGCTTGGGTGTGCCTGGCAAGAGTGGAGTGGGGCAAGAAACTATAAGGAAACAACCTTGCTCTCCATGAAGGCTCTCTCTGCTCACTGAGTGAGCAAGCCCCCAGACACTCTGTTGTTTCCAAGATTTTGGGCCATCACAGAATCAGATGTTGGACTTCAAGGATGCCCTCCTTATACCTGGAGACTCCAAGGGTGTCCTTAGCAGGTCCTCTCAGCTGATTGAGTGGGCAGGTGATCTGCCTCAAGTCTTCATTGGTGGCTACTCAGCAAGTCTCCATTGCTTCTGGGCACAACCCCATTGAGATCTGGCTTTTGCTTACTTCTCCATCTCTcacactccacccccacccattcTAAGTTCCTATACACCTGAGCTCTGCATCTCTGTAAACACACATCCTCTCTCCCATCACCATGCTTTTGCCTCTGCTGTTCCCTTAGGCAGGGGTGCCCTCTCTTGCACCTGCAAAACTCCTTCCACTGAACCAAGTTCCAGCCCTCCGTGAATTCTTCCCTGACTTAGCTGACAGACTTAGATATGCCTTCTTGTGTTTCCCTCTGCACCTAGAATATACTTCAGTTAGTACTTTAATCATATAGCATCTTAATAAGCTACTGATATGTTGGTTCCTACACAAGACCAAGGACTCCTCATGGGTTGGgcccatgttttctttatttttgtgttgaaTGTGCATTGCACATCCAGAAGGTGGTTACTAAAAGTATTTGAATGAAAGCATTCATGAATCCAATCAAATTGATATTTCTCTTAGTTTACTTAATCTCCCCTATGAGAATTTTAGCTCCATAAATAAGGGTAGGGATTGTGTCAGTTTTGACAAACACTGTATTCCCAGTACCTAGAGCAGTGAAAATTGTAAATGCCCAAGaagtatctgttgaataaatgttgaatgaatgaatgaatgaatgaatggaatgaattagtgaatgaatgaacaaatgaaatacaaTGGCCCTGAACCTGGTCATATGTGCTGACTTCACAAAGCCAGAGAGTCAGAGTAGTATATATCTACCTTTGATTCTAGTCTGGAATACAGGATAGTCCTACTTCTCTAGAGACCCCAATCCCCAAAGACCCTAATCCCGGGTTCCCAAGACCTCCCCACGCCTAAACACAGGATGCTTAGAAATCTTGAACTAGGGGATTTTTTTTGCCAACCTCATCTACCACAAGCCTAAGTGTGAATCTTACATGGGTCCCAGGCCCCAACTAGTCTATCCAACTCCCCAGTGGGTATGATGGCATTTGTAAAGGGCGGAATGTGGGCTCTGCCCACTGCTTCCAAAGCCCTGTCCACTCCACCTATCTCCTTCTCAACTTTCCAGATGTCCACAGTTTGCAGCCTCGGCTGAACTGCGGGGCCAAGGAGATCCAGGTGTCACTGGACAAGTGTCAGCTGGGAGGCCTGGGTTTTGGGGACGAGGTCATCGCCTACCTGCGAGACTGGAACTGCAGCAATATGAtgcaaagagaggagagaaactgGATATCTGTGACCAGCCCTACCCAGGCGAGGGCCTGTGGAAACATTCTGGAGGTGAATGGTGTTTATACCATTGTTGCCAAAGGGTGGGAGTTGGGCTATGAAACTCATTTAAGTAGCTGTGAGAACTTAGACAAGTCACtgaccctctctgggcttctagTAGTATCTGAGATTACACATGCTGGTTCATGTAAAGAGCTTAGAACAGGTTTGCTACTTGAGCTCAATAAATGTAAGCTaccattatgattattttaattaggGGTGATGTGGGAGAGGTCGACATGGGAGCAAGCATGGTGGTTGCTGATTCTCTCCAAAGGccaaaaattattgttttaatttttgatctGGGATTCTCACTCCCCTTCCCATAAAGCATCAGAGCCTGACGGGTGGGGGTGCTTCCTGGAGATCAGAAGGCAGGGTGGCAGCATAATTGAGAGCATTAACCTTGCTGTCAGGCAAGCCTGAGTTCTAGATACatctacacacacataaacatatatgtgGTCTTGTTTTCATGCCAAAGAGAAATGGAACCCATGCCATCTACAAAAACACCCTCTCCTTGGCCAATGAATTCATCATCAGAGACACCATCCTCAACATCAATTTCCAGTGTGCCTACCCACTGGACATGAAAGTCAGCCTCCAAACTGCCCTGCATCCCATTGTAAGGTATGGCACTGATCCTTAACCTTTGATCCATAACCTTGGCACTGATCACATTCACTTCAAGCACAACTTAAGATGTCCTCAGAATGCTGCCTACCTCCTTCAGGAACTCGCACTCTTCCCAttattcattctgcaaatatttgttgatcatAGATTAATGTTCAGCATGCGCAAGGCAGACATAGAATATTTTGTGGCTATTAAAGATTATTGTTATGAAGCAATGCAGCAACATGAAATAATGTTAATTAAATATGCTAAGGAACAAAAACATACCACGGTTTCATTTATcttgaggaagaaaggaattaagGAACTAATTACAACAATAATTATTTACAAGTGAGGTGAATGCAATGTGGGAGAAGCACTGGGTGCTATGGGATCGGGGAGCAAGGGTCCCTGATCTAATCTTGGTGGTGTGGGGATGGTGGGACAGGAAGGCATCCCTGCACATGGGTGATTGAAGCTGGGATCAGCTTTGACTGGATAAACAGCAGCCCCAATTCACTAGAAATAGAACCAAGTAGCAATTTGGTTGGGAGTCCACTTGGGAAGATGCTTGGTCACTGCTATCTCACTGTGCCTGGAATGAGGCCCCTGTGGAATGGGTTCCTCAGCATTCCTAGACTTGCTGGGGGACATTCTGAGGGTGTCAGAACTCCAGGGTGCCCTTCCCATCCCCTCATTGCCTCCTGGGCTCACAGAGAGGCAGGATTCTTAGGACTAGAAATTTTCTAGTTCAATGGTTTTCAGACTGTATTGTGTTCGGGCCCCAAGTTtcataatagataaaaattaaagccattcCTCTTTTAAAATGGATATTTCACTGGATGATTCACTGGTGGAGTTCTGCTGCTAAAATGATGAACCCACAAGACTGATCCCATTGTACAGAGGGGAAGACAAAGGCAAGCACTAGGCAGTTATTTTTGAGTGAAGGAGATAGCAGTCCCTGTGAGGCAGGGAGAACTGGTGGAGATCCAGAGACACACTCATCTACTTATCAAGTTTAGTGCCTAAGAGATACTAAATGCTTGATTTAACTGAGTGTTTGAAGACTTCCTTTAGGAATCAAAGATATGCATGCCTTCACTTCATAGCCTCACACAAGTGCAGGGatggatttattttgttctcacTGGTAACACTCTTATGGCTTTCCTGTTCTCAGTTCTCTGAACATCAGTGTGGATGGGGAAGGAGAGTTCACTGTCAGGATGGCCTTGTTCCAAGACCAGAGCTACATATCTCCTTATGAAGGGGCTGCAGCTGTGCTGGCTGTCGAATCCATGCTCTATGTGGGTGCCATCTTGGAGAAAGGGGACACCTCCCGGTTTAACCTATTGTTGAGGAACTGCTATGCCACACCTACTAAAGACAAGACTGACCCTGTGAAATATTTCATCATCAGAAACAGGTAAGGGGCAACCCTGTGTTATCTTTTGGCCTGAATAAGGTTTTGCAGGGGAGAATGTTCCCTTGGCCCTGCCTGGAAGTTATGTAAATTGGCTTACctcttttggaaaataatctgGAATTACATATCATGACTGTACCTTTGACCTAGGAATATCACTCCTGAAATTTTAGCCTAAAGCTTTAAAGTAGGTCAGCAAGATAAAGAAAtgccaattatttttcatttcagtatgCTTTAAAACTTTGGCAATAGGTTCATAGTTCAAAAATAGGAATCCATTAAGTAATGATGGGCTATTATATAGATATTAACAGTGACTAATCAATGTGAAAATGGCATGGCAGGTGTTATGGGACAAAATATCATTGAAATGATTAACtggcaaaaataaaggaaacatacatatgtatagaTCATGATTCAAACCATGGTAACAATACTAGCTAATATTTATCATTGAGTTTAgctatgtgtcaagcactgtgtCACTAAATGCTCACATCAACCCCAGGAAGTATGGATTACTGTCTGTATAGACAAGAAAAGTAATGCTCAGGCAGGTTAAGTCATCTGCTCATGATCACTTAGCTAGAAAGTGGGTCTGGCTCGAAGCAGTCAGTTTGAAGCAGTCAGTTTCACCTCAGAGTCTGTGCCCCACAAAACTGAAACCACGTGAGCTGATAAATAAATGTCTTGAATGAAACCCAGAGGAATAAAAGTCTATCTATGTCAGGATGGAGGGAATTGGGGGAACTCTTTAATTCTCTGTGATAATGTTTTTATACTGGATACAGATTAAAGATATAGCCAAGGGCCTCAGGTCCCTTGAGCTGTTCTCAAAGTTAGCCCCTTGCCCCTGTCACCTTCCCAGCTGCCCAAATCAATATGATTCCACCATCCATGTGGAGGAGAATGGGGTGTCCTCAGAAAGCCGGTTCTCAGTTCAGATGTTCATGTTTGCTGGAAATTATGACCTAGTGTTCCTGCATTGTGAGATTCATCTCTGCGATTCCCTTAATGAACAGTGCCAGCCGGTGAGTATCTCTTTGGAGTGAACTATTCAGAGCTTCACTTGGGGCCTGTTACCTGGTAGGCTCTTCATATATATTTACTGGAATTAGAGACAGATGGAAAGAAGGAAcgaaggggaggaaggagggaagggtgaATGGATGGACACTCAACCTCCGAAAAGCCTGTGTGTATGCAATTGTTGTGTCCCCAGGAAGCAGATCAGATGAAGAAGCCTGCCCACTAGGTTTCCTTGGCATAagatatattttgtatgatttcatgATAGTTGACTTTTTAAGTGCTATTCCATGTCAGGAATTGCACTAAAactttcatattctttatttaattaaattctcacaacaaccctttAAGTAGATTCTTTTATGAcctcattgtacagatgaggaaactgaacttCAGAGAGATCTTTTGCCCAGGGCCAGCACAGCTAGAAAGCATCAGAGCTGAAAGGGAACTCCAGTATCCATGTTCTTAACCTCTGTTAGGTACTTCCTGCTAGTACTGGgcatttgttgagtgcttactatgtgcctggGTATTGCAGACATGCACATTTTAACAGGAAGGTACCGTTTAATAGTAatagagaggttaagtcattAGCTCCAAATTGGACAGCTAGAAGAGGGTGGAGATGAGATTCAAACCCATGTTTGCTTGACATGATAGTGAGAATTCTCTAGATTGAGAAAACCACAGCCTCAGAGTCAAGGCCACACGGTGGGTAGGATCCCATTCTTGGGCCAGATTCTTGTCCCATTGCAGGGACAGCTGGGATAGGAACATCCCA
Coding sequences:
- the GP2 gene encoding pancreatic secretory granule membrane major glycoprotein GP2, whose translation is MTCMPQLMEKMVGSYVLWLALASCILTLASPEQQGNRNLINTRSYDPCQNYTLLDEPSRSTENTEGSQVCDKDKHGWYRFVGDGGVRMPETCVPMYRCQTDAPLWLNGTHPTLAEGIVNRTACAHWSGNCCLWKTVVQVKACPGEFHVYRLEGTPKCSLRYCTDASTATDKCKNLCRPEEACSFLNGTWDCFCRSDLNSSDVHSLQPRLNCGAKEIQVSLDKCQLGGLGFGDEVIAYLRDWNCSNMMQREERNWISVTSPTQARACGNILERNGTHAIYKNTLSLANEFIIRDTILNINFQCAYPLDMKVSLQTALHPIVSSLNISVDGEGEFTVRMALFQDQSYISPYEGAAAVLAVESMLYVGAILEKGDTSRFNLLLRNCYATPTKDKTDPVKYFIIRNSCPNQYDSTIHVEENGVSSESRFSVQMFMFAGNYDLVFLHCEIHLCDSLNEQCQPSCSRSQQRSEIVAINPARVLDLGPITRRSSASVDITDGTPSTAGFLVAWPMLLLPILLAELF